GGTGGCCGGGTTGCCCTGGAATGCAAGCTGCCGGGCCTGTCTGCGTGGGGCAGGGTACGCGACTACCGTGAATACCAGTTGTCACAGATGGGCAATGTCGAAACCTACCTGAACAGTGAACTGGGGCTTCAGGATGTGCTGGAGTTTGGTTTTGACACTATCGCCATCGCAACCGGTTCGACCTGGCGCAGGGACGGTGTTGCGCGCCAGCACGTGGTGCCGATGCCGATTGATGACAACATGCCGGTTTATACTCCGGATGACCTGATGGCTGGAAACGTGCCCGCGGGTGATGTCGTCGTGTATGACGATGACCACTACTATATGGGCGGTGTGCTGGCAGAACTGCTGGTGCGGGCCGGGGCCGCAGTGACCCTGGTGACACCGTCGGCTTATGTGTCGGACTGGACCAACAACACGCTGGAGCAGGCCAGTATTCACAAACGTCTGGTGGAATTGGGCGTGAAAATCCAGCTCAATCGCGGTCTGCAGTCGATAGCCGCAGATCATGTTGTGACCGATTGCGTTTATGCCGGGCAGACAGAGGCGCTGCCGGCAAGCAGTGTTGTGATGGTCGCATCACAGGTGGCGAATGACGGCCTGTGGCGTGACCTGCAGGCGCGCGAGCCGGACTGGGCGGACGCCGGCATCGCGTCCGTCAAGGTGATCGGAGATGCACAGGCGCCCGGTCCCATAGCCTGGGCCACCTATGCCGGGCACCGCTATGCGCGTGAGCTGGACATGCCGGATACCGGTGATGAGATACCGTTCCGGCGTGAAATTGCCCGGCTTTCGCCGGACTGAGCCGGCAATCAGCCTTTCGGGAAGTAGTCCTCAAAACTGCTCTCACGATAGACGTCCGCGGTGCAGCAGTGCAGGCCGCCGCCAAAGGCATAGGCATCGCGCAATTCCACTTCGACGACTTCGATACCCAGCTTGTCGAACTGCTCGGCCTGGTAGACTTCGGATTTTTCGACGCACACGGTCTTGGGATCGAGCACCAGTACATTCATGCTGAGCCACGTCGAGGAGTAACAAAGCGGTGGCGGCGAATTGTGTGCCGGTTGCGCTGCATCGACAATTTCCCAGCCATTGCGGTGGAAGAACTCGCGCTGGTCATCGGGCAGGCGCCGGTTCGGATTGTTGAGGATCAGGCCGGGTCGAACCGGGGTGAAGGTGGCGTCGATGTGGATCGGGTACGGGTCGCCGGGAAAGTTCACCGCATGGACCCGGTGGTCGGGGAAATGCCGGCGCAGCCACTCAATGCCCTTGAGGTTGGTGGTGAAACCATGCTGCACGACAAGGTCCTTGCCCATGCGCAGGACGTCCGCTGCATCAAACAACGGCTCTTCCTCGGTGGTGACGAAGAACTTGTCCGCCGTCCATTCAAGCCGTTTTTCAATGCCGATTTTCTCCGACAGGTAATCGGCCCGGTAATCGGCATCGGTAAGCCGCGGCTTGGGTGCGGCCTCGTGCCTGAAGTTGGGGTCTTCGTTGAAGTATTGCTGCATCAATGGCCGGTAGCACAGGTATTCAAACCAGCGGCAGCGATAGGACATGGTTGCTTCGAGGATTTCGCTGCCGACAGTGAGCAGCACATCGCGCGGCGGCATGCAGCCAAACTGGCTGTCGGTGTGAAAGTCGGGTGTTGTTGCAGGCAGTGAGAAATCCGTCGGGGTCGGGCGGTCCACCCTGATGCCGCGCTTTTGCAACTGGAGGGCAAAATTGTCCAGCAACTCGTTGCCGCGATCGATCATCTCCTGCGGGCGCTTGCCCCACTGGCCGCGCATATCGGAATCTTCCGGCACCTTGGCATCCAGGGCAGGCTCTGCCGGCGGGATGTGGCAATCGGTTGCCAGACCGACAATGACGTGTTTCAGGGGATCCCATTCATTCCAGCTGTTGACGGTGGTTTTCTCAGCAGTCCAGTTCATTGCCATTTCCTCAGTCAGGCTGTGCTCAGCCCAGATATCTTCTTTTTGTGTATGTCAAAACTTGCGACGGCGCATTGAGCACAACATCGGCTACCTCGCCAATAAAAATGATGTGGGTTCCCCAAGCCTGCTGCAGTTTTAACCGGCAGTCGAATATGGCCACTGCGCCATCCAGGTGCGCAGAGCCAGTTGCGCCCGATGAATGTGTCACACTGTCATACTTGTCCGGGCCCGTTGCCCCGTGCCGGCCCGCAAACCCGTCCGCGAGGCCGGATTGGCCTTCAGCCAGCACATTGACCGCGAACACGGCATTTTGCGCTATGGCCTTGGCTGTCAGGCTGTCGGCATGCAGGCATACCAGCAGTGATGGTGTTTCGCTGTCAGCCGATACCGGCGACATGGCGGTAACTGTGGTGCCGGCACGGCCGCCCCCGCCATCGGTTGTGACCACGCATACCGAATTGGTAAGCTGGCTCATGGCATCCAGAAACGGTTGTCTGAGCGGGCTTTCGCCTGTGTCAGTCGGCATGGGATTTCCTGTTGGATCGGATGAGGTTAGGATTTGGTTCAGCTAATCAACATTGCAAGTGAGCCCACGATCTAGCAGACTTTGGGTCATACACAATAGAGACATGTACCATGAATGTTCACAGCAAACCGGTATCCGCCACCGCCGAGCTTAAAGCCAATGCATCGCTGCCGTTTGAACGCGCGCGCGCGATGCCGAAAAGCGTCTACACATCCGAAGAGTTCCTGGCCGAGGAAATCGAGCATGTGTTCGCGAAAGACTGGTTTTGCGCCGGCCGCGCCAGCTCCCTGAAACAGCCCGGCGATTACATCACGCTTGAACTGGCAGGCCAGCCGGTCATGGTTGTGCGGGATGCGGAAGGCAAGCTGCGGGCCCAGTCGAATGTCTGCCTGCACCGCATGTCGACGCTGCTTGAAGGGGCCGGCAATACCCGGTCCATCGTGTGCCCCTATCATGCCTGGACCTATAATCTGGACGGCAGCCTGCGTGGCGCACCGGCCATGACCCTGAACGAGGGGTTCAAGAAAGACGGCTACTGCCTGCCCCAGGTCCGGTGCGAGGAATGGCTGGGATGGATCATGATGTCGCTGAATCCGGATGCGAAGCCGGCTTCGGAGGGTCTGGTGGAAGTTGAAGACCTGGTCGGCCAGTACGGCATGGAGCACTATACCGAAACGTTCCATGAAACCCACGTCTGGGACACCAACTGGAAGGTCCTGGCCGAGAATTTCATGGAGAGCTATCATCTTCCCGTCTGCCATGCCGGCACAATCGGCGGCTTGTCGAAGCTGGAGGAGATGGACTGCCCGCCCGGCAAGGAGGCCTTCAACTATCATTTCATCCTGAA
Above is a window of Anderseniella sp. Alg231-50 DNA encoding:
- a CDS encoding SRPBCC family protein — translated: MNVHSKPVSATAELKANASLPFERARAMPKSVYTSEEFLAEEIEHVFAKDWFCAGRASSLKQPGDYITLELAGQPVMVVRDAEGKLRAQSNVCLHRMSTLLEGAGNTRSIVCPYHAWTYNLDGSLRGAPAMTLNEGFKKDGYCLPQVRCEEWLGWIMMSLNPDAKPASEGLVEVEDLVGQYGMEHYTETFHETHVWDTNWKVLAENFMESYHLPVCHAGTIGGLSKLEEMDCPPGKEAFNYHFILKDDSLKIALAHPSNTRLEGHWRRTTTLLAIYPSLLITLTPGYFWYLSLHPKGTGQVSIIFGGGMSPEFVNDPEAQAHFGQLKELLDDVNVEDRGCTEKVYKGLCSGFARPGHLSHLERPNYDFAQYLSSRIP
- a CDS encoding flavin reductase; the protein is MPTDTGESPLRQPFLDAMSQLTNSVCVVTTDGGGGRAGTTVTAMSPVSADSETPSLLVCLHADSLTAKAIAQNAVFAVNVLAEGQSGLADGFAGRHGATGPDKYDSVTHSSGATGSAHLDGAVAIFDCRLKLQQAWGTHIIFIGEVADVVLNAPSQVLTYTKRRYLG
- a CDS encoding serine/threonine protein kinase; its protein translation is MNWTAEKTTVNSWNEWDPLKHVIVGLATDCHIPPAEPALDAKVPEDSDMRGQWGKRPQEMIDRGNELLDNFALQLQKRGIRVDRPTPTDFSLPATTPDFHTDSQFGCMPPRDVLLTVGSEILEATMSYRCRWFEYLCYRPLMQQYFNEDPNFRHEAAPKPRLTDADYRADYLSEKIGIEKRLEWTADKFFVTTEEEPLFDAADVLRMGKDLVVQHGFTTNLKGIEWLRRHFPDHRVHAVNFPGDPYPIHIDATFTPVRPGLILNNPNRRLPDDQREFFHRNGWEIVDAAQPAHNSPPPLCYSSTWLSMNVLVLDPKTVCVEKSEVYQAEQFDKLGIEVVEVELRDAYAFGGGLHCCTADVYRESSFEDYFPKG